The following coding sequences are from one Dermacentor silvarum isolate Dsil-2018 chromosome 4, BIME_Dsil_1.4, whole genome shotgun sequence window:
- the LOC119450493 gene encoding LOW QUALITY PROTEIN: glycerol-3-phosphate dehydrogenase, mitochondrial-like (The sequence of the model RefSeq protein was modified relative to this genomic sequence to represent the inferred CDS: inserted 1 base in 1 codon), which produces MAARRLRTVAWIGGGSIVAAYGFTYLNEHRRAPAVVVEAADPKDMPTRPHLPLPPRATQLKNLRETPEFDVLVIGGGATGAGVALDSVTRGLKTALVETYDFSAGTSSRSTKLIHGGVRYLQKAIMNLDVEQYRMVREALQERANLLAIAPHLSSPLPIMLPIYRWWQVPYYWVGIKMYDVVAGKQCLKKSYFLSAKRCLELFPMLKKEHLCGGLVYYDGQHNDARMNVSIALTAARNGASIANHTSAIALLKKTDENGKQVVCGARMKDMLTGDEFDVRAKCVVNATGPFTDTIRRMDDPNCKAICMPSSGVHIILPDYYSPDNMGLXDPDTSDGRVIFFLPWENATIAGTTDRPCPVTHNPAPTEDDIMFILNEVRHYLNQDVVVRRGDVLSAWAGIRPLVVDLNKSVPGKTEAIARNHIIYISDSNLVTIAGGKWTTYRVMAEHTMDAAIKACGLQPQQKSQTLGFILEGGHTWTPTTYIRLVQDFGLEPAVAKHLSRSYGDRAVSVAKLAALTGKRWPVLGRRLHEEFPYIEAEVRYAVREYACTAVDVIGRRMRLSFLNVQAAHECLPRVVDIMAEELKWTKERKERELAKAKEFLDIEMGGDVNKESQKKLPMTFTASEMDQYIQKFQAIDKDRKGYISVVDLRRSLKAAGEAVSESQLREMLNEVDLNKNGQIELSEYLELMNAIKTGSIAGSRLAQVVDVEYSRTLTVDRSGGGL; this is translated from the exons ATGGCAGCAAGGCGTCTACGAACGGTAGCCTGGATCGGTGGAGGCTCGATCGTCGCTGCCTATGGCTTTACTTACCTCAACGAGCACAGGCGAGCACCCGCCGTCGTCGTCGAAGCCGCGGATCCGAAGGACATGCCGACTCGGCCACACCTCCCTTTGCCGCCCCGCGCTACGCAGCTCAAGAACCTGCGCGAGACGCCCGAATTCGATGTGCTCGTCATCGGCGGCGGAGCGACTGGTGCCGGAGTCGCGCTGGACTCTGTAACGCGGGGCCTCAAGACCGCTCTGGTGGAGACGTACGATTTCTCCGCCGGCACGAGCAGTCGGAGCACCAAGCTGATCCACGGCGGTGTGCGCTACCTCCAGAAGGCCATCATGAACCTAGACGTCGAACAGTACCGGATGGTGCGCGAAGCTCTGCAAGAGCGTGCGAACCTGCTCGCCATCGCGCCTCACCTGTCGAGTCCGCTGCCCATCATGCTGCCTATCTACCGCTGGTGGCAGGTCCCCTACTACTGGGTCGGCATAAAGATGTACGACGTGGTCGCGGGAAAACAGTGCCTGAAGAAGAGCTACTTCCTCTCGGCCAAGCGGTGTCTTGAACTGTTTCCCATGCTGAAGAAGGAGCACCTTTGCGGCGGCCTCGTCTACTATGACGGTCAGCACAACGACGCACGGATGAACGTGAGCATCGCACTAACGGCGGCGCGCAACGGGGCCAGCATCGCCAACCACACCAGCGCCATCGCGCTGCTGAAAAAAACTGATGAGAACGGGAAGCAGGTCGTGTGCGGGGCGAGGATGAAGGACATGTTGACGGGCGATGAGTTCGACGTGCGGGCTAAATGCGTCGTGAACGCAACGGGACCTTTCACCGACACCATACGCCGTATGGACGACCCCAACTGCAAAGCCATTTGCATGCCGAGCTCTGGTGTTCACATCATCTTGCCCGACTACTACAGTCCCGACAATATGGGCC TAGATCCTGACACGAGTGACGGGCGTGTCATCTTTTTCCTTCCGTGGGAAAACGCGACAATCGCTGGGACAACAGACAGACCTTGTCCAGTCACCCACAACCCGGCTCCTACTGAAGATGACATCATGTTCATCCTAAACGAAGTTCGTCACTACTTGAACCAAGATGTGGTTGTGCGCCGGGGTGACGTCCTGTCAGCGTGGGCAGGCATCAGGCCACTGGTCGTCGACCTGAACAAGAGTGTGCCTGGAAAGACGGAGGCTATTGCACGAAATCACATAATCTACATTAGTGATTCGAACCTTGTTACTATTGCAGGAGGCAAATGGACCACATATCGTGTCATGGCTGAGCACACTATGGATGCGGCCATCAAAGCCTGTGGCCTCCAGCCACAGCAGAAATCTCAGACCCTGGGCTTCATCCTCGAGGGTGGCCACACGTGGACACCAACAACGTACATCCGCCTCGTACAGGACTTTGGGCTGGAACCAGCGGTTGCGAAACACCTGTCAAGGAGCTACGGTGATCGTGCAGTTTCTGTCGCAAAGCTAGCTGCGCTCACTGGGAAGCGCTGGCCAGTCCTGGGACGGAGACTACATGAGGAGTTTCCATACATCGAGGCAGAGGTGCGCTATGCAGTGCGAGAGTACGCTTGCACTGCTGTCGATGTGATTGGTCGCCGCATGCGGCTTTCGTTCCTCAATGTCCAAGCAGCGCACGAGTGCCTTCCAAGGGTCGTTGACATCATGGCCGAAGAGCTGAAGTGGACCAAAGAGAGGAAGGAGCGGGAACTGGCCAAGGCCAAAGAGTTCCTTGACATTGAGATGGGCGGTGATGTCAACAAGGAGTCCCAGAAGAAACTCCCCATGACTTTCACAGCATCTGAAATGGACCAGTACATTCAGAAATTCCAGGCCATCGACAAAGACCGCAAAGGCTACATCAGTGTGGTTGATCTGCGTAGAAGCCTCAAGGCTGCAGGAGAGGCTGTATCAGAGTCACAGTTGCGAGAAATGCTGAACGAGGTGGACCTGAACAAGAATGGACAGATTGAGCTTAGCGAGTACTTGGAGTTGATGAATGCTATCAAGACGGGCTCTATCGCAGGAAGCCGGCTTGCCCAGGTTGTTGATGTAGAGTATTCAAGGACACTGACTGTTGATAGAAGCGGGGGTGGTCTCTAA